A single region of the Jatrophihabitans sp. GAS493 genome encodes:
- a CDS encoding alpha/beta fold hydrolase, whose translation MTDGSVGGSVGGLFGGFFDGFDVRWVDVADGVRLRVRVGGQGPAVVLLHGHPRTHTTWHRVAGKLVAAGFSVVCPDLRGYGRSSAPPPQEDHAQASKRAMAADVVRLMDILGHERFAVVGHDRGSYVAQRTAMDYPQRATHLAALDSVPLGEALARADARFASLWWHWFFFAQPEKPERAIGADPESWYGCGPAKQALMGPENYADFLAAIHTPAVVRAMLEDYRAGLGVDRAADDDDRAAGRRVQCPTLVLWSTRDDMELLYGDVLEVWRPWTTELFGAPVESGHHMAEEAPDALAALIVTHLRR comes from the coding sequence ATGACTGATGGGTCCGTCGGTGGCTCCGTCGGTGGCTTGTTCGGTGGCTTCTTCGATGGGTTCGACGTGCGCTGGGTTGACGTCGCCGACGGGGTTCGGTTGCGGGTCCGGGTTGGCGGTCAGGGGCCGGCAGTCGTTCTGCTCCATGGTCATCCCCGCACGCACACCACCTGGCACCGGGTGGCCGGTAAGCTGGTCGCCGCCGGGTTCAGCGTTGTCTGTCCGGATCTGCGCGGCTACGGTCGCTCGTCGGCGCCCCCTCCCCAGGAGGATCATGCCCAGGCGTCGAAGCGGGCGATGGCGGCGGATGTCGTTCGTTTGATGGACATTCTGGGGCATGAACGCTTCGCCGTCGTCGGCCATGACCGCGGCAGCTACGTCGCGCAGCGAACTGCGATGGACTACCCGCAGCGGGCCACGCATCTCGCCGCTCTCGACTCCGTACCGCTCGGTGAGGCGTTGGCCCGGGCCGACGCCCGCTTCGCCTCGCTGTGGTGGCACTGGTTCTTCTTCGCTCAACCCGAGAAGCCGGAGCGAGCGATCGGCGCTGACCCCGAATCGTGGTACGGCTGCGGCCCGGCCAAGCAGGCGCTGATGGGGCCGGAGAACTACGCGGACTTTCTGGCCGCGATTCACACTCCGGCCGTCGTGCGGGCGATGCTCGAGGACTACCGCGCCGGCCTCGGCGTTGATCGAGCGGCCGATGACGACGACCGAGCCGCCGGGCGACGCGTCCAGTGTCCGACGCTGGTCCTCTGGTCGACCCGCGATGACATGGAGCTGCTCTACGGCGACGTGCTGGAGGTTTGGCGACCCTGGACCACCGAACTCTTCGGCGCGCCGGTGGAGAGCGGTCATCACATGGCGGAGGAGGCACCGGACGCACTGGCCGCGCTCATCGTCACGCACCTGCGGCGATGA
- a CDS encoding DUF6328 family protein, which yields MSDEDNAADNPAGPGVGAADAAWNEQARGETPLERLDRNWTDLLQELRVVQTGVQFLTGFLLTLPFQARFASLTTAQQNLYLATVAVSVAATGFLIAPVSLHRVLFRRHERRVTVAVAHRLALIGVTLLGLAIVGVVWLIFDVVRGRAYGLAFGAGTAVVLLLLWVALPWSLRTRAER from the coding sequence GTGTCAGATGAAGACAACGCAGCCGACAATCCAGCAGGCCCTGGGGTCGGCGCAGCCGACGCGGCATGGAACGAACAGGCGCGGGGCGAGACGCCGCTGGAGCGTCTGGATCGAAACTGGACTGATCTGTTGCAAGAACTACGGGTCGTGCAGACCGGCGTCCAGTTCTTGACCGGATTCCTGCTGACCCTGCCCTTCCAAGCGCGTTTCGCGTCCCTCACCACCGCCCAGCAGAATCTCTACCTCGCGACGGTCGCGGTGTCGGTCGCCGCCACCGGCTTTCTCATCGCCCCGGTGAGCCTGCACCGGGTGCTGTTTCGCCGCCACGAGAGACGAGTGACGGTCGCGGTAGCGCATCGGCTGGCTCTGATCGGCGTCACCCTGCTCGGGCTGGCGATCGTCGGTGTCGTGTGGCTCATCTTCGATGTCGTGCGGGGGAGGGCCTATGGTCTCGCCTTCGGCGCCGGGACGGCCGTAGTGCTGCTTCTGCTCTGGGTCGCGCTGCCCTGGTCACTACGGACCCGCGCCGAGCGCTGA
- a CDS encoding PP2C family protein-serine/threonine phosphatase — protein MSVKRLVVSVLTAVVALFALAGVLVAVQAVAVHRSQQRLQTVWDPAALVSRQLLGDYVNQETGERGYLITGDPTFLQPYTDGLAAARTDTAKLAKLLVGSAIAELDAVRAAGGDWAAASAPELDARRDGDDARADRLVAAGAGKAAFDALRMRLEHLQASVDAARSSEQRTEANATAALAMTLFAAGALAVLAVLVLSVGAFRGIITPLAALGARLHLVSDGAVHSVITASGPTEIRELGRDAEAMRAHLVAQIDNAQRATEGLVQQAPVVVELRQALQPSPVPTSERGLQIAGEMVPAEGEIAGDWWDTIRHPDGRVTLLLADVSGHGPAAALLAVALKAVLRAGVRTGQNSAELLDRPARDVFTAQPAMFATAVIIEFDPTANQLHWANAGHPPPLLLTADGQVHQLDPTGPLINPVTSGTTRRTIAFGPGDSLLAYSDGLIESPDQHDVTLSEAALVQAVRGTTSAPQVVDVVLALLESHTGSHRHRDDITVVSAYRSPELQQPAPMAPPTAVVAQGWEPRRS, from the coding sequence ATGTCTGTGAAACGGCTGGTCGTGTCGGTGCTGACCGCCGTTGTGGCCCTCTTCGCCCTCGCGGGCGTCCTGGTCGCGGTTCAGGCCGTCGCTGTGCATCGCTCGCAGCAGCGGTTGCAGACAGTCTGGGACCCGGCGGCGCTGGTGAGCCGGCAATTGCTCGGCGATTACGTCAACCAAGAGACCGGCGAGCGGGGCTACCTCATCACCGGCGACCCGACGTTCCTGCAGCCCTACACCGACGGTTTGGCCGCGGCCCGCACCGATACGGCCAAGCTGGCCAAGCTACTGGTCGGCTCAGCCATCGCGGAACTCGATGCGGTCCGGGCGGCCGGCGGGGACTGGGCGGCGGCCAGCGCACCCGAGTTGGACGCCCGCCGCGACGGCGATGACGCACGAGCAGATCGCCTGGTCGCCGCCGGCGCCGGAAAGGCGGCCTTCGACGCGCTGCGAATGCGGCTTGAACATCTGCAGGCGAGCGTGGACGCGGCCCGCAGCAGCGAGCAGCGCACCGAGGCCAACGCGACGGCGGCCCTGGCCATGACCCTCTTCGCGGCCGGGGCGTTGGCGGTACTCGCCGTCCTGGTGCTCAGTGTCGGCGCTTTTCGCGGCATCATCACCCCACTGGCCGCGCTGGGGGCCCGGCTCCACCTGGTCAGCGATGGTGCCGTGCACAGCGTGATCACGGCCAGCGGCCCGACCGAGATCCGTGAACTGGGACGTGACGCGGAGGCCATGCGCGCCCACCTCGTCGCGCAGATTGACAACGCCCAACGGGCCACCGAAGGGCTGGTCCAGCAAGCGCCGGTGGTGGTGGAACTGCGCCAGGCTCTGCAACCCTCCCCGGTGCCGACCAGCGAGCGGGGGCTTCAGATCGCCGGAGAGATGGTGCCCGCTGAGGGCGAGATCGCCGGCGACTGGTGGGACACCATTCGCCATCCCGACGGGCGCGTCACCCTGCTGCTCGCCGACGTGTCCGGTCACGGCCCCGCCGCGGCCCTCCTGGCCGTCGCTCTCAAGGCGGTGCTGCGCGCGGGTGTCCGCACCGGGCAGAACTCGGCCGAACTCCTCGACCGCCCGGCCCGCGACGTCTTCACCGCGCAGCCGGCCATGTTCGCCACTGCCGTCATCATCGAGTTCGACCCCACCGCCAATCAGCTGCACTGGGCCAACGCGGGGCACCCCCCACCGCTGCTGCTCACGGCAGACGGCCAGGTTCATCAACTCGACCCGACCGGGCCGCTGATCAACCCGGTCACCTCCGGCACTACCCGACGCACCATCGCTTTCGGCCCGGGAGATTCGCTGCTCGCTTATAGCGACGGCCTCATCGAATCCCCCGACCAGCACGACGTCACGCTCAGTGAGGCCGCGTTGGTGCAGGCAGTTCGTGGAACGACGTCAGCCCCGCAGGTCGTCGACGTCGTGCTGGCGCTGTTGGAGTCACATACCGGGAGCCACCGGCACCGCGACGACATCACGGTCGTCAGCGCGTATCGCAGTCCCGAACTCCAGCAGCCCGCCCCGATGGCGCCCCCGACCGCCGTCGTCGCCCAGGGGTGGGAGCCTCGGAGGTCGTGA
- a CDS encoding SRPBCC family protein, with protein sequence MSRTGPGMTEVSVTVNATAERVFAELSDGWAYAGWVVGATHIRDVDPGWPARGNKIHHKIGSWPVVLTDDTESLECVPNMRLVLRARGWPLGEATVDIVVEAESPDRTRVTLGEAPTGGPGKWLDNPGFRWGLRARNVESLRRLKDRVEHRHLTTGQ encoded by the coding sequence ATGAGCAGAACCGGGCCTGGTATGACCGAAGTGAGCGTGACGGTCAATGCAACCGCAGAGCGAGTCTTCGCTGAACTCAGCGACGGTTGGGCCTACGCCGGTTGGGTCGTCGGAGCAACTCACATTCGCGACGTCGACCCCGGTTGGCCCGCGCGAGGAAACAAGATTCACCACAAGATCGGATCGTGGCCGGTCGTGCTCACCGACGACACCGAGTCCCTCGAGTGCGTCCCGAACATGCGGCTGGTGCTGCGCGCCCGTGGCTGGCCCCTGGGCGAGGCCACGGTCGATATCGTCGTCGAGGCCGAGAGTCCCGACCGGACCCGGGTCACGCTAGGTGAGGCGCCGACCGGCGGCCCGGGCAAGTGGTTGGACAACCCTGGATTTCGCTGGGGACTTCGCGCTCGCAACGTCGAGTCGCTGCGCAGGCTGAAGGATCGGGTCGAGCACCGCCACCTCACGACCGGTCAGTGA
- a CDS encoding YihY/virulence factor BrkB family protein, whose product MATTHRAVEEPRTPTDIPRAGWRAILKRSLQQFTHDDITDRAAALTYYGVLALFPAVLVLVSLLGLVGSSTTDKVLANVDQLAPGEVRSFVNGVVEQTQGRAASAGVAAIIGILLAIWSASSYVAAFMRAINTIYGVDEGRPIWKTTPVRLGVTLAIMFLLVASALIVVLTGPIATQVGHSLGIGDTAVLLWDVLKWPVLLLFVSGMFSLLYWACPNVKQPGVRWITPGGVLAVVIWLIASAGFAVYVSLAGSYNKTYGSLATVIIFLVWLWITNIAILLGAEFNAETEHQRAIQDGLPEDVEPFVAVRDTRKLDADELQRVAEAERVQSLTDRS is encoded by the coding sequence ATGGCCACCACTCACCGCGCCGTCGAAGAACCGCGCACGCCGACCGACATCCCCCGGGCCGGCTGGCGCGCGATCCTGAAACGCTCGCTTCAACAATTCACCCACGACGACATCACCGATCGAGCCGCCGCGCTCACCTACTACGGCGTGCTCGCGCTCTTCCCCGCCGTGCTGGTCCTGGTCTCGCTGCTGGGACTGGTTGGCAGCAGCACGACCGACAAGGTCCTCGCCAACGTCGACCAGTTGGCTCCGGGCGAGGTGCGGTCGTTCGTCAACGGCGTCGTCGAACAGACGCAGGGCCGGGCCGCAAGTGCCGGTGTAGCCGCCATCATCGGGATTCTGCTCGCCATCTGGTCAGCCTCCAGCTACGTGGCTGCGTTCATGCGGGCCATCAACACCATCTATGGAGTCGACGAAGGTCGTCCCATTTGGAAGACCACACCGGTGCGTCTCGGCGTCACCCTCGCGATCATGTTCCTGCTGGTGGCCAGTGCCCTCATTGTCGTGCTCACCGGGCCGATCGCGACCCAGGTCGGGCACAGTCTCGGGATCGGCGACACGGCCGTGCTGCTCTGGGACGTGCTGAAGTGGCCGGTGCTGCTGCTGTTCGTCAGCGGGATGTTCTCACTTCTGTACTGGGCCTGCCCCAATGTCAAGCAGCCCGGCGTCCGATGGATCACGCCCGGCGGCGTCCTTGCCGTTGTCATCTGGCTCATCGCATCGGCCGGATTCGCGGTGTACGTCTCGCTCGCCGGTTCCTACAACAAGACCTACGGGTCGCTGGCCACCGTCATCATCTTTCTGGTCTGGCTCTGGATCACGAACATTGCCATCCTCCTCGGCGCCGAGTTCAACGCCGAGACCGAACACCAACGCGCGATTCAGGACGGTCTGCCCGAAGACGTCGAGCCATTCGTTGCCGTTCGCGACACTCGCAAGCTGGATGCCGACGAGCTGCAGCGGGTTGCTGAGGCGGAGCGGGTGCAGTCGCTCACTGACCGGTCGTGA
- a CDS encoding nuclear transport factor 2 family protein, whose amino-acid sequence MSAPGLPSAETDVVSAARARADALVAGDATALRRLTHERFVWTSHRGDRFNRDEYLAANIGGDLRWHRQELEHPSVQVVADTAVLRCIVRDVVAQEAAAPPADEVYRMPVTQTWVRESGKWRCLAGHAGPRISDLP is encoded by the coding sequence ATGTCGGCACCGGGCCTACCAAGCGCTGAGACGGATGTTGTCTCGGCGGCCCGGGCGCGGGCCGACGCGCTGGTGGCCGGCGACGCGACCGCTCTCCGCCGGCTAACGCACGAACGCTTCGTCTGGACCTCGCACCGCGGCGACCGGTTCAACCGGGACGAGTACCTGGCGGCAAATATCGGCGGGGATCTGCGCTGGCACCGCCAGGAACTGGAGCATCCATCGGTACAGGTAGTCGCCGACACGGCCGTCCTGCGGTGCATCGTCCGCGACGTCGTCGCCCAGGAAGCGGCTGCTCCGCCGGCCGATGAGGTCTACCGGATGCCGGTGACTCAGACATGGGTTCGAGAGTCCGGCAAGTGGCGATGCCTAGCCGGACACGCAGGCCCCCGCATCAGCGACCTGCCTTAG
- a CDS encoding zinc-dependent alcohol dehydrogenase encodes MKAVTWQGKRDVRVEEVADPTIQEPTDAIIRITSTNICGSDLHLYETLGAFMDAGDVMGHEPMGVVEEVGSQVGDLSIGDRVVIPFQISCGHCFMCDQTLYTQCETTQVRDQGMGAALFGFSKLYGQIPGGQAEFLRVPQAQFTHIKVPEGPADERFVYLSDVLPTAFQSVRYADIPDGGSVTVFGLGPIGDMATRIAQQEGKRVLAVDLVPERLERARARGIEVFDVTEHGKDLGDAVREVTDGRGTDSVIDAVGMEAHGSPVARAMLQATSMLPDAIAAPLAKVAGVDQLTALHSAIDVVRRGGTVSLIGVYAGNADPMPIATMFDKQIQFRMGQANVKKWVPDILPLLTDDDPLGVEEFATHRLPLADAAHAYEIFQKKQDGAIKIVLQP; translated from the coding sequence ATGAAGGCTGTGACTTGGCAGGGTAAGCGTGATGTCCGCGTGGAAGAGGTAGCTGATCCGACGATCCAGGAACCGACTGATGCGATCATCCGGATCACGAGCACCAATATCTGTGGCTCGGACCTGCATCTGTATGAGACGCTCGGCGCGTTCATGGATGCCGGTGACGTGATGGGTCACGAGCCGATGGGCGTCGTCGAGGAGGTCGGCTCGCAGGTGGGTGACCTGTCGATCGGTGATCGAGTGGTGATTCCGTTTCAGATTTCGTGTGGTCACTGCTTCATGTGCGATCAGACGCTGTACACGCAGTGCGAGACGACGCAGGTGCGTGATCAGGGGATGGGGGCCGCGCTGTTCGGGTTCTCCAAGTTATACGGCCAGATACCGGGCGGGCAGGCGGAGTTTCTGCGCGTTCCGCAGGCCCAGTTCACGCACATCAAGGTCCCGGAGGGCCCGGCCGATGAGCGGTTCGTCTACCTCTCGGACGTGCTGCCGACGGCATTCCAGTCGGTTCGTTACGCCGACATTCCGGACGGGGGCTCGGTGACGGTTTTCGGCTTGGGTCCGATTGGTGACATGGCGACCCGGATCGCACAGCAGGAAGGCAAGCGGGTACTAGCGGTTGACCTGGTCCCGGAGCGGCTCGAGCGGGCCCGAGCTCGTGGCATTGAGGTCTTCGACGTCACCGAACACGGGAAGGATCTGGGTGATGCCGTCCGCGAGGTGACTGACGGGCGGGGCACCGACTCGGTGATCGACGCGGTCGGTATGGAGGCCCACGGCTCGCCGGTTGCCCGGGCCATGCTGCAGGCGACGTCGATGCTTCCCGATGCGATCGCCGCGCCGCTGGCGAAGGTGGCCGGGGTGGATCAGCTCACTGCGTTGCACTCGGCGATTGATGTCGTGCGCCGCGGCGGCACGGTGTCGCTGATCGGCGTCTACGCCGGCAACGCCGACCCGATGCCGATAGCCACCATGTTCGACAAGCAGATTCAGTTCCGGATGGGCCAGGCCAACGTCAAGAAGTGGGTTCCGGACATCCTGCCGCTGCTCACCGATGACGACCCACTCGGCGTGGAGGAGTTCGCGACCCACCGCCTCCCACTGGCCGACGCCGCCCATGCCTACGAGATCTTCCAGAAGAAGCAGGACGGCGCCATCAAGATCGTCCTGCAGCCATAG